From Ochotona princeps isolate mOchPri1 chromosome X, mOchPri1.hap1, whole genome shotgun sequence, one genomic window encodes:
- the LOC101520021 gene encoding casein kinase I-like produces the protein MESSINTLDEFIVGDKYKLIRKIGSGSFGIIYLSVDVTTGEEVALKLESERAKNPRLLYENECYKTLEGGVGIPRIRWYGQDKGHYALAMDLLGPNLEDIFTNCSRKFSIKTVLLLAEQMISRIEYVHTKDYIHRDIKPENFLMGTGHHCNKLFLVDFGLAKRYRHPSTNQHIPYRENRSLTGTPLYATLNAHLGIEQSRRDDLESLGYVFMYFNKGDLPWQGLKAATRKKWREKISEKKLTTPVEVLCEGYPSVFATYINYCRGLQFEETPDYQYLRKLFRNHLESLNDPSDYIFDWSVLKSAQQATSATGQGHESHLPIHFQG, from the coding sequence ATGGAAAGCAGTATCAACACCTTGGACGAATTCATTGTAGGAGACAAATACAAACTTATAAGAAAAATCGGGTCTGGCTCCTTTGGAATCATTTATCTATCTGTTGATGTCACCACAGGTGAGGAAGTAGCATTGAAATTAGAATCAGAGAGAGCCAAAAACCCCCGACTGCTGTATGAGAATGAATGTTACAAGACTCTGGAGGGTGGTGTGGGCATACCCCGCATAAGATGGTATGGACAAGACAAAGGACATTATGCACTAGCTATGGACCTTCTGGGACCCAATCTGGAAGACATCTTTACCAACTGTTCAAGAAAATTTTCCATTAAAACTGTCTTATTGCTGGCTGAACAGATGATCAGCAGAATTGAATATGTGCACACCAAAGACTATATACATAGAGACATTAAGCCAGAAAACTTCCTCATGGGTACTGGCCATCATTGTAATAAGTTGTTCTTGGTAGATTTTGGCTTGGCAAAAAGGTACAGACACCCCAGCACAAATCAACACATCCCTTACAGAGAAAATAGATCTCTCACTGGCACTCCTCTCTATGCCACCCTCAATGCCCATCTTGGTATTGAACAGAGCCGCCGAGATGATCTGGAGTCACTCGGAtatgttttcatgtatttcaataAAGGTGACCTGCCATGGCAAGGCCTGAAGGCTGCTACAAGAAAAAAATGGCGTGAGAAAATTTCTGAGAAGAAGTTGACGACTCCAGTGGAAGTTTTATGTGAAGGCTATCCTTCTGTGTTTGCCACTTACATAAACTATTGCCGTGGGCTGCAGTTTGAGGAAACTCCGGATTACCAGTACCTGAGGAAGTTATTCCGAAACCACCTCGAGAGTCTCAATGATCCTTCTGACTATATCTTTGACTGGTCAGTTTTAAAGTCGGCCCAGCAAGCAACATCTGCTACCGGACAGGGTCACGAAAGTCATCTCCCCATCCATTTCCAAGGATGA
- the LOC101519779 gene encoding DDB1- and CUL4-associated factor 12-like protein 2, whose product MAPQPTGSRKRKASALDAAACGSTGQELAGADGEGRLLPKKQRVPATRHSLVHYLKEREVGAREHGGLSGFEGELSSHAVRSLPQLLKEKPVVLGTLNKVFASQWLNARQVVCGTKCNTLFVVDVHSGHMTRLPLMQDRVPELHQAQQNCGIHAIELNPSKTLLATGGENPNSLAIYQLPTLDPVCLGDQEGHRDWIFAIAWISDTVLVTGSRDGTVALWRLDPDIFSDCVAWRNAMGFPVYSHICPMDMEAIPRTSTNPRNRKVRALAFNSRNEELGSISLDGYFHLWKPRSYLSRLLSIRLPYFRENVCLTYCDELSLYAVGSQAHVSFVDPRQAHHNIRPLCSREGGTGVRSLSFYQHIITVGTGHGSLLFYDVRAQKFLEEREKVVLNSSPGTARKKLKLTCGRGWLKHDGPWVNYYGGVEELPNALYTHCYNWPEMKLFVAGGPLPSVLHGNYAGLWS is encoded by the coding sequence ATGGCCCCGCAGCCCACAGGTAGCAGGAAGCGGAAAGCTTCCGCACTCGACGCCGCCGCGTGCGGCTCGACGGGGCAGGAGTTGGCTGGGGCGGACGGAGAGGGGCGCCTGCTGCCCAAGAAGCAGAGGGTACCTGCGACGCGTCACTCGCTGGTGCACTACCTGAAGGAGCGAGAGGTGGGGGCGCGGGAGCACGGGGGACTCTCGGGCTTCGAGGGCGAGTTGAGCAGCCACGCGGTGCGGAGCCTGCCCCAGTTGCTGAAGGAGAAGCCGGTGGTCCTGGGCACACTCAATAAAGTGTTCGCATCACAGTGGCTGAATGCCAGGCAGGTGGTGTGCGGCACCAAGTGCAACACGCTCTTCGTGGTGGACGTGCACTCGGGCCACATGACGCGCCTCCCACTGATGCAGGACAGGgtgccagagctgcaccaggctCAGCAGAACTGTGGCATCCATGCCATTGAACTGAACCCCTCTAAGACGCTTTTGGCCACCGGGGGCGAGAACCCCAATAGCCTGGCCATCTATCAGCTGCCAACCCTGGACCCTGTGTGCCTGGGCGACCAAGAAGGCCACAGGGACTGGATCTTTGCTATTGCCTGGATAAGTGACACTGTGCTTGTGACTGGTTCCCGTGATGGCACGGTGGCTCTGTGGCGATTGGATCCTGACATTTTCAGTGACTGTGTTGCATGGCGCAATGCAATGGGGTTCCCAGTGTATTCCCACATCTGTCCAATGGATATGGAAGCCATCCCCAGGACCAGCACCAACCCCAGGAACCGCAAGGTGCGTGCCCTGGCCTTCAACAGCAGGAACGAGGAGCTGGGATCCATTTCCCTGGATGGCTATTTCCACCTGTGGAAGCCTCGGAGCTACCTCTCCAGGCTGCTGTCCATCCGGCTGCCCTACTTCCGAGAAAACGTGTGCCTGACCTATTGCGATGAGTTGTCTCTGTATGCTGTTGGCTCGCAAGCCCACGTCTCCTTTGTGGACCCGCGCCAGGCACACCACAACATCCGACCTCTGTGCTCACGGGAAGGTGGTACCGGAGTGCGTTCCCTGAGCTTCTACCAGCACATCATCACCGTGGGGACGGGCCATGGCTCCCTGCTCTTCTATGATGTCCGAGCTCAGAAGTTCCTGGAGGAGCGAGAGAAGGTTGTGCTGAATTCCTCTCCAGGCACTGCTCGGAAGAAGCTCAAGCTCACCTGcggcagaggctggctcaagcaCGATGGCCCCTGGGTCAATTACTACGGTGGGGTGGAAGAACTCCCCAATGCGCTCTACACCCACTGCTACAACTGGCCGGAGATGAAGCTCTTCGTCGCTGGGGGGCCTCTCCCCTCTGTGCTCCACGGGAACTATGCGGGACTGTGGAGCTAA